The Oncorhynchus kisutch isolate 150728-3 linkage group LG20, Okis_V2, whole genome shotgun sequence genome has a segment encoding these proteins:
- the lrrc4bb gene encoding leucine-rich repeat-containing protein 4B — translation MRVVMVTSPSTPSPLLWLVQILLWLHHHGPQVTEAAPPCPNPCSCSNQASRVICTRKSLVEVPDSISVNTRYLNLQENTIEVIKSDTFKHLRHLEILQLSKNHIRQIEVGAFNGLPNLNTLELFDNRLTLVPSQAFEYLSKLRELWLRNNPIETLPAYAFHRVPSLRRLDLGELRKLDYISEAAFEGLFNLRFLNLGMCGLKEIPNLTPLVRLEELELSGNQLGNVRPGSFQGLVSLRKLWLMHSKVTVIERNAFDDLKNLEELNLSHNTLHSLPHDLFTPLHQLERVHLNHNPWVCNCDVLWLSWWLKETVPSNTTCCARCHAPPGLKGRYIGELDQSHFTCYAPVIVEPPTDLNVTEGMAAELKCRTGTSMTSVNWLTPNGTLMTHGSYRVRISVLHDGTLNFTNVTVQDTGQYTCMVTNSAGNTTATAVLNVSTSDSSNPFSYFTTVTVETVETNNGEDSAARQYINETYVPPDYLGPTVSGGVLGKGRAGFTISPSRSSLSSLSPRATRATEKAVTVSIMEVTNIPGLDDVMKTTKIIIGCFVAITFMAAVMLVVFYKLRKQHQLHKHHGPTRAIEIINVEDEMGAGAGSGISGGSTMQSGCGGDGTLRMHHPEIVNLPNIGRSEHLNHYYKANHFNNNVMGLSIGTGAGISTLSNKNNPSPLNQQGQDIPISCTQVPISSATFQTMSGNGANTNPLSVSPPLPMSLPMSPMGLHGSIKGFMGQNQNPQMEPLLFKGNSKENVQETQI, via the exons ATGCGTGTTGTCATGGTGACCAGCCCCTCcaccccttcccccctcctctgGTTGGTCCAGATTTTACTGTGGCTCCACCACCATGGACCTCAGGTAACAGAGGCCGCTCCCCCATGTCCAAACCCCTGTAGCTGCTCCAATCAGGCAAGCCGAGTCATCTGTACAAGGAAGAGTTTGGTAGAAGTCCCGGACAGTATTTCTGTGAACACAAGATACCTTAACCTACAAGAGAACACGATTGAG GTGATAAAGTCTGACACATTCAAGCACCTGCGGCATTTGGAAATCCTGCAGCTTTCCAAGAACCACATCAGACAAATCGAGGTGGGCGCGTTCAATGGCCTACCCAACCTCAACACCCTGGAGCTCTTCGACAACCGCCTTACGCTGGTACCGTCGCAGGCCTTTGAGTACCTCAGCAAGCTGCGGGAGCTCTGGCTACGGAACAACCCCATCGAGACACTGCCTGCGTACGCTTTCCACCGCGTTCCCTCCCTGCGCCGTCTCGACCTGGGCGAACTACGGAAGTTGGACTACATCTCTGAGGCTGCCTTCGAGGGCCTGTTCAACTTGCGTTTCCTGAACCTGGGCATGTGCGGTCTGAAGGAAATACCCAACCTCACACCCTTGGTCCGACTGGAGGAGCTAGAGCTGTCTGGCAACCAGCTGGGGAATGTCCGGCCCGGCTCGTTCCAAGGCCTGGTGTCGCTGCGCAAACTGTGGCTCATGCACTCCAAGGTGACGGTCATTGAGCGCAATGCCTTCGACGACCTGAAGAACCTGGAGGAACTCAACCTGTCCCACAACACCTTGCACTCGCTGCCCCACGATCTCTTCACCCCGCTGCACCAGTTGGAGCGGGTgcacctcaaccacaaccccTGGGTGTGCAACTGCGATGTCCTGTGGCTTAGCTGGTGGCTGAAGGAGACGGTGCCCAGTAACACCACATGCTGTGCCCGCTGCCACGCGCCCCCAGGCCTGAAGGGCCGGTACATTGGTGAGCTGGACCAGAGCCACTTCACATGCTACGCTCCTGTCATTGTAGAGCCACCCACTGACCTCAATGTCACAGAGGGCATGGCTGCTGAGCTGAAGTGTCGCACTGGCACCTCCATGACGTCTGTCAACTGGctcaccccaaatggcaccctcatgACGCATGGGTCGTACCGCGTCAGGATCTCAGTCCTTCACGATGGAACCCTGAATTTCACCAATGTGACTGTGCAGGACACGGGCCAATACACCTGCATGGTGACCAACTCCGCCGGCAACACTACGGCAACCGCAGTGCTCAACGTGTCTACCTCAGACTCCAGCAACCCTTTCAGTTACTTCACCACCGTCACTGTGGAAACCGTGGAAACTAACAATGGGGAGGATTCTGCTGCAAGGCAGTACATCAACGAAACCTACGTACCGCCAGATTACCTGGGTCCAACTGTTTCAGGAGGGGTACTGGGTAAAGGCAGGGCTGGATTCACCATATCTCCATCtcgctcatctctctcctctctgtccccgcGAGCCACCAGAGCCACTGAAAAGGCAGTCACAGTGTCGATAATGGAGGTCACGAACATCCCTGGCCTGGACGACGTGATGAAGACCACAAAGATCATCATTGGCTGCTTCGTGGCCATCACCTTCATGGCGGCCGTGATGCTCGTGGTCTTCTACAAGCTGAGGAAGCAGCACCAGCTGCACAAGCACCATGGCCCCACCCGCGCCATCGAGATCATCAACGTGGAGGATGAGATGGGTGCCGGGGCCGGGAGCGGCATCTCAGGGGGATCGACCATGCAATCCGGGTGCGGAGGAGACGGAACCTTGAGGATGCATCACCCGGAAATAGTCAACCTTCCCAACATCGGGCGATCAGAGCATCTTAACCATTACTACAAGGCCAATCATTTCAACAACAACGTGATGGGCCTGAGCATTGGGACAGGGGCAGGCATCAGTACTCTAAGCAACAAGAACAACCCGTCCCCACTGAACCAGCAAGGCCAGGATATCCCCATCTCCTGTACACAGGTTCCAATCTCCTCAGCCACTTTCCAGACCATGTCCGGAAATGGCGCCAACACCAACCCTCTTTCCGTTTCCCCACCTCTGCCGATGTCCCTCCCCATGTCCCCCATGGGATTACACGGATCGATCAAGGGTTTCATGGGCCAGAACCAGAATCCACAAATGGAGCCTCTTTTGTTCAAGGGAAACTCAAAGGAAAACGTTCAAGAGACTCAAATCTGA